In the Pleuronectes platessa chromosome 8, fPlePla1.1, whole genome shotgun sequence genome, one interval contains:
- the n4bp3 gene encoding NEDD4-binding protein 3-A, with the protein MAASVQTLPLTRGSDKNFRNSFPAPPLSSRYGMGSVGSLVERPDVSPTKGSRAVPQVRPKQTNGLLKKGFTQRELLNYLNITRKEPKTHPGRDGKTDIISGLSSASGREDDIYAKVFHKDGTEVDLTKNSLPSGGKYEKVRFRSSAFKPVTPKNFTSMQNLYPSSKSEDADHVSNGLHRTYAHVSKAVSNSSSSSSPSRPGPTSSGNKAVSTVRGLSQEDDNLSDSGHNSMSSLPPYRPPFRPHLSHISASMGQINTIGSLDRTSMRAKAIGSEGVAVGEVVCRSMATLSRLAPYGGEAPPPYEWTLSLSVEEVVRDLEERLVEKEHELKQMKRNLDESEGAIVQVFEGKQRLWEKEVEELKRLYAAKLRQVTQHAQRSQRSLQLQLFKAQQEKNRLQEELDGLRNERSQEPGAIVKSTSPTLEETQWEVCQKSGEISLLKQQLRGSQAEVTQKLSEIFQLKTQLRETRMELRSREGQFDSLKLALQGTQRRRCSSQNGREDGKGAEETTSATGGCGGPTEERLRAELLLERRQSEAQAMAFEEERHTWQTEKDKVIRYQKELQAGYLEMYHRNEALERELHQLRAGREQGAGVGGAEGGGGGSRNGTLEREVPEQRSENLGEDQEQRPSSALPWIERIESSEI; encoded by the exons ATGGCAGCTTCAGTCCAGACTCTTCCTCTGACCCGTGGCTCCGACAAAAACTTCCGTAACTCTTTCCCAGCCCCGCCCCTTTCCTCCCGTTACGGCATGGGAAGCGTAGGCAGTCTGGTGGAGAGGCCCGATGTGTCTCCGACTAAAGGCAGCCGCGCCGTCCCCCAGGTGAGACCGAAGCAGACCAACGGCCTCCTTAAGAAGGGCTTCACCCAGAGAGAGCTGCTCAACTACCTCAACATCACCAG AAAAGAACCTAAAACCCACCCAGGCAGGGATGGAAAGACGGACATTATCTCAGGCCTAAGCTCTGCCAGCGGCCGTGAAGATGACATATACGCCAAGGTGTTCCATAAAGACGGCACCGAAGTAGATCTGACAAAGAACTCATTGCCAAGTGGGGGCAAGTATGAAAAG GTTCGTTTTAGATCATCGGCCTTCAAGCCTGTCACCCCCAAAAACTTCACCTCCATGCAAAACCTCTATCCTTCCTCCAAGTCGGAGGATGCGGACCATGTGTCCAACGGGCTGCACAGAACTTACGCTCATGTCTCTAAAGCTGTCTCCaactcctcctcgtcttcctcaccCTCACGTCCTGGACCGACATCCAGTGGTAACAAG GCCGTCTCTACTGTGCGTGGGCTGAGCCAGGAGGATGATAACCTGTCAGACTCGGGTCATAACTCCATGAGCAGCCTGCCGCCGTACCGACCTCCCTTCCGCCcacacctgtctcacatcag TGCGTCAATGGGACAGATCAACACCATCGGCTCCCTGGATCGCACCTCTATGAGGGCGAAGGCCATAGGGTCAGAGGGCGTGGCTGTAGGGGAGGTGGTGTGTCGGAGCATGGCAACCCTGAGCCGTCTGGCTCCATACGGAGGGGAGGCTCCACCCCCTTATGAATGGACACTGTCCTTGTCTGTGGAGGAAGTG GTGCGGGATCTGGAGGAGCGTCTGGTGGAGAAAGAACATGAGCTGAAGCAGATGAAAAGAAACCTGGACGAGAGCGAGGGCGCCATCGTTCAG GTGTTCGAAGGGAAGCAGCGTCTgtgggagaaggaggtggaggagctgaagcgcCTGTACGCTGCCAAGCTGCGTCAGGTTACCCAGCATGCCCAGCGTTCCCAGCGCAGCCTGCAGTTGCAGTTGTTTAAGGCCCAGCAGGAGAAGAACCGACTGCAAGAGGAGCTTGACGGCCTGAGAAATGAAAGGAGCCAGGAACCTGGAGCCATAGTAAAGTCAACCAGCCCAACCCTGGAGGAGACGCAGTGGGAG GTTTGCCAAAAGTCAGGGGAGATCTCCttgctgaagcagcagctgagggGCTCGCAGGCAGAGGTGACCCAGAAGCTGAGCGAGATCTTCCAGCTGAAGACGCAGCTCAGGGAGACGCGCATGGAGCTGCGCAGCAGGGAGGGCCAGTTCGACTCCCTGAAGCTCGCCCTGCAGGGGACACAGCGGCGCAGGTGTTCCTCTCAGAACGGTCGTGAAGACGGAAAAGGAGCGGAGGAGACTACTTCTGCTACAG GAGGGTGCGGGGGGCCCACGGAGGAGCGTCTGCGGGCGGAGCTCCTGCTGGAGCGACGCCAGAGCGAGGCCCAGGCCATGGCTTTCGAGGAGGAGAGGCACACATGGCAGACGGAAAAGGACAAGGTCATCCGTTACCAGAAGGAGCTGCAGGCCGGCTACCTGGAGATGTACCACCGCAATGAGGCTCTGGAGAGGGAACTGCACCAGCTGAGGGCGGGCAGAGAGCAAGGAGCAGGAGtaggaggagcagaaggaggaggaggagggagcagaaATGGAACATTGGAAAGAGAAGTGCCAGAGCAGAGGAGTGAGAATCTGGGGGAAGACCAGGAGCAAAGACCTTCCTCTGCTTTGCCGTGGATAGAGAGGATCGAGTCATCTGAAATTTGA
- the rmnd5b gene encoding E3 ubiquitin-protein transferase RMND5B, whose amino-acid sequence MEQCACVERELEKVLHRFVMYGHQSEERLDELLRSVCEIRGQLVAFGVQDADLSVLSQTMAQCCKNIKETVQMLASRHKDIHGSVSKVGKAIDRNFDAEISAVVAETVWDTPERQKYLSETIVEHLYRQGMLSVAEDLCQESGVVIDMSMKQPFLELNRILEALRMQDLRPALEWAVTNRQRLLDLNSSLEFKLHRLYFISLLSGGIGNQMEALQYARHFQPFASQHQRDIQILMGSLVYLRHGIDNSPYRSLLETNQWAEICNIFTRDACALLGLSVESPLSVSFASGCMALPVLMNIKQVIEQRQCSGVWTHKDELPIEIDLGKKCWYHSVFACPILRQQTSESNPPMKLICGHVISRDALNKLTNAGKLKCPYCPMEQNPSHAKQIYF is encoded by the exons ATGGaacagtgtgcatgtgtggagcGGGAGCTGGAGAAAGTGCTCCATCGCTTCGTCATGTACGGCCACCAGTCTGAGGAGAGGTTAGACGAGCTCCTGCGCAGTGTCTGTGAGATCCGAGGACAGCTTGTGGCTTTTG GAGTACAAGATGCAGACTTGTCGGTCTTGTCTCAGACTATGGCCCAGTGTTGTAAGAATATCAAAGAAACAGTCCAGATGCTTGCCTCCCGACATAAGGACATCCATGGCAGTGTGTCAAAAGTGGGCAAAGCCATTGACAGA AATTTTGATGCAGAAATCAGTGCTGTGGTGGCAGAGACGGTGTGGGACACcccagagagacagaaataccTGAGTGAGACCATTGTGGAGCACCTGTACAGACAAGGGATGCTCAGTGTCGCAGAGGATCTGTGTCAG GAGTCTGGTGTAGTTATAGACATGAGTATGAAACAGCCTTTCCTGGAGCTGAACAGGATCCTGGAAGCTCTGAGGATGCAGGACCTCCGGCCGGCACTAGA GTGGGCTGTGACGAATCGGCAGCGCCTCCTGGACCTAAACAGCAGTTTAGAGTTCAAGTTGCACCGCTTGTACTTCATCAGTCTGCTCAGTGGAGGAATCGGCAACCAAATGGAGGCCCTGCAGTACGCCAGGCACTTTCAGCCCTTCGCCTCTCAGCACCAGAGAG ACATCCAGATCCTGATGGGCAGTCTGGTGTATCTGCGTCATGGCATCGACAACTCGCCGTACCGCAGTCTGCTGGAGACAAATCAGTGGGCAGAGATCTGCAACATCTTCACCAGAGATGCCTGCGCTTTACTGGGCCTCTCAGTAGAGTCTCCACTTAGTGTTAG TTTTGCATCAGGCTGTATGGCTTTGCCAGTGCTGATGAACATCAAGCAGGTGATAGAGCAGAGACAGTGCAGCGGAGTCTGGACACACAAAGACGAGCTGCCT ATCGAAATTGACCTCGGGAAGAAATGCTGGTACCACTCGGTTTTCGCCTGTCCAATCCTTCGGCAGCAGACCTCAGAGAGCAACCCTCCTATGAAGCTCATCTGTGGCCACGTCATTTCCAGAGATGCCCTCAACAAACTGACTAACGCTGGAAA GTTGAAATGCCCGTACTGCCCCATGGAGCAGAACCCGTCACATGCCAAGCAGATCTACTTTTGA